The region AAGAagttgacggcggcgaggctgcgggTGGGCACAGAAAAGGTTAGTATGACTATTGTTGCAGCTACTGCTTCTGCGTCGAGCCAcgggtgacgacgacgctgtggGCACAGAGAGGGAGAGATAACTGGGTTGCAACGTACAGGTAGTTCTTAggcttgatgatgaggcaCCACCGGGTCCAGATGAGGCCGGTGCAGGTGAGGGCAAAGTTCTGCGTGAAGGAGAGCTTCTCGACGGGACGAGCAAAGTCGgagatgccggcgaggacgagcgccCACTGGATTGAACGCGAGTGTCAGCATGTACGGGTTTTCCGCGCAAGGAGATGgcggcatggtggtggtttgtGTAGGAGAGAAATACGCACCTTCATGACGGGGGCCCAAAAGTGCACCGTCTTGATGCCCACCTCGCTCTCCCACGCGCGCTTGAACcagctctgctgctgctgctgctcggcgccggcgccgctggtgctctGCCAccgcttgccgccgccgttgctgtagttgctgctgcggaaGCGGAACGCCTGTGACTGGAACtgggggcgctggcgctgggcgccgcggagggcctgggcgagggcgctgctgccgggcgtggcggcctGGCGGAGGAACGGCCGCGAGGCGCGCATGACTGTGCTCGAGGGGACCATCCtatagagagagagcgcgTCAGCAGGAGGGATTGATTGATCCGGACGGCACGGAGAGGCGCGATGCGTCAGACTGAGGAAACGA is a window of Purpureocillium takamizusanense chromosome 10, complete sequence DNA encoding:
- a CDS encoding uncharacterized protein (TransMembrane:1 (o143-161i)~BUSCO:EOG09265BTC~COG:C~EggNog:ENOG503P3U5); this translates as MVPSSTVMRASRPFLRQAATPGSSALAQALRGAQRQRPQFQSQAFRFRSSNYSNGGGKRWQSTSGAGAEQQQQQSWFKRAWESEVGIKTVHFWAPVMKWALVLAGISDFARPVEKLSFTQNFALTCTGLIWTRWCLIIKPKNYLLAAVNFFLGLVGIVQLTRIGMHESAKKNNPVAEVVEDVKQDVKDAVKA